AAAGAAGAGCTGGCCCCGGACAATGTCCTCGTTAGTGTGGAAAGGAAGGTGCCCACAGACCAGCTCACAGagcaggatgcccagggaccagatggTGGCTGGCTGGCCATGGTAGCAGCCAAAGAGGATCCACTCCGGTGGGCTGTACTCCGGTGTTCCTATGGGACACGGGTGCAGCTCATCAGGCCcatgctgctccctccctcccagccagctcccGTTCCACAacagccagcccctgccctgccaaaaAGCAACttggctgcagctggctgaagaaGGATTccccctcctttcctccctccttccttccctccctcttccccctCTGCCAGCCAAGGGGGGAActttgctgccctgctgggccccAGCTTTGGGCTTACCTGACATCTGGGTGTAGAATGTGTCCTGGAGGATGGTGCCGCACCCGAAGTCGATGGGCTTCGCCTTGCCCGTGGCCAGGTCGGCGAGGATGTTCTCGGCCTTGATGTGGTGGTGCAGGACACCCCGGCTGCTGCAGCGCCGCacggcctccagcacctggcgGAGCAGCCCCTGCGCCACGGGCTCCATCAGGAACCGCCGTTCGTGCAGGAAGTACCAGAGGTCCTGACAGCGCTCCGGACAGTCCATGAGCAGTGTGAAGCCCTCGGGCACCTTGAACCAGTCCAGGAGCCGCATGACGCCGCAGAAGCCAGGCCGCCACACCTTCCACAGCAGCGCCGGCTCCGGGGGCACAAGGGCGCCCTTGCGCTGCGGGGGGACGGTGATGCCGTCAGTGGGGCCGATGCTGCGCCGCGCCTCGGGCAgtccctgcccggccccgccgcggctTACCATGGCCCGGCCCgtggcactgcacagccccCACTCACTCCACGCTCGCTGCCCTCGCAGCGTTCCGGCTGCCGCCCTGCCGGGCCTCGCCTCAGCCCCGCCCGGCACGCCCCGCCGGCTCCTCCCGCTGGCCCCGCTCACTCCCCAGCCACGCCCACTCCGAGATGTGCTCCCAGGACGCTCGCTTGATGGCCACCTGCGAGCCAAGGCCGGCGGCGGACTGAAGATCACGCTttgttaagagtgtataagctgAACAACACGCAGaataaaaaaacttttttcttcttggactCTGATCACATGTGTATGCCACGTCCGGCCTAATGGTGAcagctgccccatctctgggtcaagaAACAAGTATTGCCTGACAGGTAACTTGCCAAcaaactgagaaagaaattagtacCAGggcatgcagatttctgaagggAGGAAAGAGAAGTTTTGACAAGAATAAgcctaagttttaaatgcctaCGTTCCATAGTCCTTAAAAGTTGATCCCtatatttcctaatttttttaaactttca
The nucleotide sequence above comes from Melospiza georgiana isolate bMelGeo1 chromosome 30, bMelGeo1.pri, whole genome shotgun sequence. Encoded proteins:
- the LOC131094591 gene encoding serine/threonine-protein kinase pim-3-like, which translates into the protein MVSRGGAGQGLPEARRSIGPTDGITVPPQRKGALVPPEPALLWKVWRPGFCGVMRLLDWFKVPEGFTLLMDCPERCQDLWYFLHERRFLMEPVAQGLLRQVLEAVRRCSSRGVLHHHIKAENILADLATGKAKPIDFGCGTILQDTFYTQMSGTPEYSPPEWILFGCYHGQPATIWSLGILLCELVCGHLPFHTNEDIVRGQLFFPPWMSQGIAR